Proteins from a single region of Perognathus longimembris pacificus isolate PPM17 chromosome 27, ASM2315922v1, whole genome shotgun sequence:
- the Bcl2l13 gene encoding bcl-2-like protein 13 isoform X1, with protein sequence MLLELARRGEEPLRALLQLGVAYLEDCAAEHVIQHGGWGTVFNLEPEEEEYPGLIAEDSNDIYILPSDNSGQVSPPESPTVTASWQCESLPASLSASQSWHAESLPVSLGPESWQQIAMDPEEVKSLDSNGAGEKSENNSSNSDIVHVEKEEIPEGVEEAAGAMPSQDTQAALPAPDPLQLHTTAPLEPREPPSQVAALEKASPIPSLFVELCEEEVEAATGEPAGMERKSPPALLSEKQGPGGEAEATPASEGKAALFGGAGALGSEGRAALLLGGAAAVAVLAVAFGVALALKKK encoded by the exons ATGCTTCTGGAGTTGGCTCGGCGTGGCGAGGAGCCCCTGCGCGCCCTGCTGCAACTGGGTGTTGCATACCTGGAGGACTGCGCCGCAGAGCACGTGATCCAGCACGGAGGCTGG GGTACTGTCTTTAACCTGGAGCCTGAGGAGGAAGAATACCCCGGCCTCATTGCAGAAGACAGCAATGACATTTATATCCTGCCCAGTGACAACTCGGGGCAAGTCAGTCCCCCGGAGTCCCCAACAGTGACCGCCTCCTGGCAGTGTGAGAGCCTCCCGGCCTCGCTGTCAGCCAGCCAGAGCTGGCACGCGGAGAGCCTGCCCGTGTCCCTGGGTCCTGAGTCCTGGCAGCAGATCGCCATGGATCCCGAGGAGGTCAAGAGCTTGGATAGTAATGGCGCCGGAGAGAAGAGCGAAAATAACTCATCGAACTCGGACATTGTCCATGTGGAGAAGGAAGAGATCCCCGAGGGTGTGGAGGAGGCTGCGGGGGCCATGCCCTCCCAGGACACCCAGGCAGCCCTCCCTGCCCCTGACCCCCTGCAGCTGCACACCACTGCCCCTTTGGAGCCCAGGGAACCCCCCTCACAGGTGGCTGCCCTTGAGAAGGCCAGCCCTATCCCATCTCTCTTTGTGGAGCTCTGTGAAGAAGAGGTGGAGGCAGCGACAGGAGAACCTGCTGGCATGGAAAGAAAGAGCCCCCCAGCCCTGTTGAGTGAGAAGCAGGGTCCCGGAGGGGAGGCTGAGGCCACCCCAGCCTCGGAGGGCAAGGCTGCGCTGTTTGGAGGGGCTGGCGCCCTGGGCTCTGAGGGCAGGGCCGCACTGCTGTTGGGAGGGGCTGCTGCTGTGGCTGTCCTGGCAGTGGCCTTTGGAGTGGCCTTGGCTCTGAAAAAGAAGTAG
- the Bcl2l13 gene encoding bcl-2-like protein 13 isoform X2: MLLELARRGEEPLRALLQLGVAYLEDCAAEHVIQHGGWGTVFNLEPEEEEYPGLIAEDSNDIYILPSDNSGQVSPPESPTVTASWQCESLPASLSASQSWHAESLPVSLGPESWQQIAMDPEEVKSLDSNGAGEKSENNSSNSDIVHVEKEEIPEGVEEAAGAMPSQDTQAALPAPDPLQLHTTAPLEPREPPSQVAALEKASPIPSLFVELCEEEVEAATGEPAGMERKSPPALLSEKQGPGGEAEATPASEGRAALLLGGAAAVAVLAVAFGVALALKKK; encoded by the exons ATGCTTCTGGAGTTGGCTCGGCGTGGCGAGGAGCCCCTGCGCGCCCTGCTGCAACTGGGTGTTGCATACCTGGAGGACTGCGCCGCAGAGCACGTGATCCAGCACGGAGGCTGG GGTACTGTCTTTAACCTGGAGCCTGAGGAGGAAGAATACCCCGGCCTCATTGCAGAAGACAGCAATGACATTTATATCCTGCCCAGTGACAACTCGGGGCAAGTCAGTCCCCCGGAGTCCCCAACAGTGACCGCCTCCTGGCAGTGTGAGAGCCTCCCGGCCTCGCTGTCAGCCAGCCAGAGCTGGCACGCGGAGAGCCTGCCCGTGTCCCTGGGTCCTGAGTCCTGGCAGCAGATCGCCATGGATCCCGAGGAGGTCAAGAGCTTGGATAGTAATGGCGCCGGAGAGAAGAGCGAAAATAACTCATCGAACTCGGACATTGTCCATGTGGAGAAGGAAGAGATCCCCGAGGGTGTGGAGGAGGCTGCGGGGGCCATGCCCTCCCAGGACACCCAGGCAGCCCTCCCTGCCCCTGACCCCCTGCAGCTGCACACCACTGCCCCTTTGGAGCCCAGGGAACCCCCCTCACAGGTGGCTGCCCTTGAGAAGGCCAGCCCTATCCCATCTCTCTTTGTGGAGCTCTGTGAAGAAGAGGTGGAGGCAGCGACAGGAGAACCTGCTGGCATGGAAAGAAAGAGCCCCCCAGCCCTGTTGAGTGAGAAGCAGGGTCCCGGAGGGGAGGCTGAGGCCACCCCAGCCTCGGAG GGCAGGGCCGCACTGCTGTTGGGAGGGGCTGCTGCTGTGGCTGTCCTGGCAGTGGCCTTTGGAGTGGCCTTGGCTCTGAAAAAGAAGTAG
- the Bcl2l13 gene encoding bcl-2-like protein 13 isoform X3, which translates to MDPEEVKSLDSNGAGEKSENNSSNSDIVHVEKEEIPEGVEEAAGAMPSQDTQAALPAPDPLQLHTTAPLEPREPPSQVAALEKASPIPSLFVELCEEEVEAATGEPAGMERKSPPALLSEKQGPGGEAEATPASEGKAALFGGAGALGSEGRAALLLGGAAAVAVLAVAFGVALALKKK; encoded by the coding sequence ATGGATCCCGAGGAGGTCAAGAGCTTGGATAGTAATGGCGCCGGAGAGAAGAGCGAAAATAACTCATCGAACTCGGACATTGTCCATGTGGAGAAGGAAGAGATCCCCGAGGGTGTGGAGGAGGCTGCGGGGGCCATGCCCTCCCAGGACACCCAGGCAGCCCTCCCTGCCCCTGACCCCCTGCAGCTGCACACCACTGCCCCTTTGGAGCCCAGGGAACCCCCCTCACAGGTGGCTGCCCTTGAGAAGGCCAGCCCTATCCCATCTCTCTTTGTGGAGCTCTGTGAAGAAGAGGTGGAGGCAGCGACAGGAGAACCTGCTGGCATGGAAAGAAAGAGCCCCCCAGCCCTGTTGAGTGAGAAGCAGGGTCCCGGAGGGGAGGCTGAGGCCACCCCAGCCTCGGAGGGCAAGGCTGCGCTGTTTGGAGGGGCTGGCGCCCTGGGCTCTGAGGGCAGGGCCGCACTGCTGTTGGGAGGGGCTGCTGCTGTGGCTGTCCTGGCAGTGGCCTTTGGAGTGGCCTTGGCTCTGAAAAAGAAGTAG